In Gymnogyps californianus isolate 813 chromosome 1, ASM1813914v2, whole genome shotgun sequence, the following are encoded in one genomic region:
- the CAV1 gene encoding caveolin-1 produces the protein MSGTKYVDSEGFLYTAPIREQGNIYKPNNKMMADELSEKAVHDVHTKEIDLVNRDPKHLNDDVVKIDFEDVIAEPEGTHSFDGIWKASFTTFTVTKYWFYRLLSAIFGIPMALIWGIYFAILSFLHIWAVVPCIRSYLIEIQCISRVYSICIHTFCDPLFEAIGKMFSSIRATVRKEI, from the exons ATGTCCGGTACCAAATACGTAGACTCGGAG GGCTTTCTGTACACGGCGCCCATCAGGGAGCAGGGCAACATCTACAAGCCCAACAACAAGATGATGGCAGATGAGCTGAGCGAAAAGGCGGTGCACGACGTGCACACCAAAGAGATCGACCTGGTCAACCGAGACCCCAAGCACCTCAACGACGACGTTGTCAAG ATTGATTTTGAAGATGTGATTGCTGAGCCCGAGGGAACACACAGCTTTGACGGGATTTGGAAGGCCAGTTTTACCACCTTCACTGTAACGAAATACTGGTTTTATCGTTTACTGTCAGCAATCTTTGGCATTCCTATGGCTCTCATCTGGGGCATCTACTTTGCCATTTTGTCATTCCTGCACATCTGGGCTGTGGTTCCGTGCATAAGGAGCTACCTGATTGAGATCCAGTGCATTAGCCGCGTCTATTCAATCTGCATCCACACGTTCTGCGACCCACTGTTTGAGGCCATAGGCAAAATGTTCAGCAGCATCCGAGCCACAGTACGGAAAGAGATTTGA